In Marinobacter antarcticus, one genomic interval encodes:
- the epmA gene encoding EF-P lysine aminoacylase EpmA: MKNQPDWQPTASLATLKSRAQQSSFVRGFFVQRGVLEVETPVLGRCGVTEPNLDGVSVQVSAQGVEGGWLQTSPEYHMKRLLAAGSGSIYQISKVFRNGERGRRHNPEFSMLEWYRTGLDDVALMTEVSDLVCGWLKCPRPKTTSYRQAMIDWAGIDPFVISASELHQRCRQWLEPEQLKDLSRDGCLDLLMSFAVEPNLGNETPVFINQYPATQASLARISQVDGFDVAHRFELYIDGLELCNGYWELTCADEQRNRFEADNRLRKAAGKPEMNVDEAFLAALEQGLPDCAGVALGLDRLLMLKIGTRDIADVLAFPLERA, encoded by the coding sequence ATGAAAAACCAGCCTGACTGGCAGCCCACTGCCTCTTTGGCAACTCTGAAAAGCCGCGCACAACAGTCATCCTTTGTGCGCGGCTTTTTCGTGCAACGCGGTGTGCTGGAAGTCGAAACCCCGGTACTTGGCCGCTGCGGTGTAACTGAGCCTAACCTCGATGGTGTATCCGTACAGGTAAGCGCCCAGGGCGTTGAAGGCGGCTGGCTTCAGACCTCTCCTGAATACCATATGAAACGACTGCTGGCCGCAGGCTCCGGTTCGATCTACCAGATCTCAAAAGTCTTTCGCAACGGTGAGCGCGGCCGCCGCCACAACCCCGAGTTTTCCATGCTCGAGTGGTACCGCACAGGCTTGGACGATGTCGCCCTGATGACAGAAGTCTCCGACCTGGTGTGCGGCTGGCTGAAATGCCCCCGGCCAAAAACAACAAGCTATCGCCAGGCAATGATCGACTGGGCAGGCATCGACCCTTTTGTAATATCAGCAAGTGAACTGCACCAGCGCTGCCGGCAGTGGCTGGAGCCAGAGCAGCTGAAAGACCTCAGCCGCGACGGCTGTCTGGATCTACTGATGAGCTTTGCCGTCGAGCCCAACCTGGGCAACGAAACCCCGGTATTCATCAACCAATACCCGGCGACTCAAGCCTCCCTGGCCAGAATCTCCCAGGTTGACGGTTTCGACGTAGCCCACCGCTTCGAGCTCTATATCGACGGCCTGGAATTATGCAACGGTTACTGGGAGCTCACCTGCGCCGACGAACAACGCAACCGCTTCGAAGCAGACAACCGCCTGCGCAAAGCCGCCGGAAAACCCGAAATGAACGTCGATGAAGCCTTCCTGGCCGCCTTGGAGCAAGGCTTGCCGGACTGCGCCGGCGTAGCCTTAGGGCTTGATCGCTTGCTAATGCTCAAGATCGGCACCCGCGATATTGCAGATGTTTTGGCGTTCCCGCTAGAGCGAGCTTGA
- the asd gene encoding archaetidylserine decarboxylase (Phosphatidylserine decarboxylase is synthesized as a single chain precursor. Generation of the pyruvoyl active site from a Ser is coupled to cleavage of a Gly-Ser bond between the larger (beta) and smaller (alpha chains). It is an integral membrane protein.): MFDKLFVLSQYVTPQLAVSHLAGRLADNDRTPALKNRVVKWFVKRYGVDMSEAAEQDPTAYASFNAFFTRALKPGIRPVAEGESTFVSPVDGAISQLGQVTGDRVFQAKGQSFSLTELLGGDTRRAEAFSGGEFSNLYLSPRDYHRVHMPLAGTLREMVYVPGKLFSVNPATAENVPNLFARNERVVCIFDTAAGPMALVLVGAMIVGSVETPWAGIVVPNNSGVKAITYEGESAISFAKGEEMGRFRLGSTVVMVMPKGSVSWDAEQVAGKRVRMGEAFGQVSA, from the coding sequence ATGTTCGACAAGCTGTTTGTTCTGAGTCAGTACGTCACTCCGCAGCTCGCGGTTTCGCACTTGGCCGGCCGCCTTGCAGACAATGACCGCACCCCTGCGCTCAAAAATCGAGTGGTCAAATGGTTCGTCAAGCGCTATGGCGTAGACATGAGCGAGGCCGCCGAGCAGGATCCGACCGCCTACGCCAGCTTTAACGCATTTTTCACCCGGGCGCTGAAGCCCGGCATCCGCCCTGTTGCCGAAGGCGAAAGCACCTTTGTAAGCCCCGTGGATGGCGCAATAAGCCAACTTGGCCAGGTGACCGGCGACCGGGTGTTCCAGGCCAAGGGCCAGTCTTTCAGCCTGACCGAACTGCTCGGCGGAGACACTCGGCGGGCGGAAGCCTTCTCAGGGGGCGAGTTTTCAAACCTGTATCTATCCCCCAGGGATTACCATCGCGTTCACATGCCTCTGGCGGGCACGCTTCGGGAAATGGTTTATGTTCCCGGCAAGCTGTTTTCGGTAAATCCGGCCACTGCGGAGAATGTTCCTAATCTGTTTGCCCGTAATGAGCGTGTTGTCTGTATTTTTGATACAGCGGCGGGCCCTATGGCGCTGGTTCTTGTGGGCGCGATGATTGTGGGCAGCGTTGAGACGCCTTGGGCGGGGATTGTGGTGCCCAATAACAGTGGTGTAAAGGCGATCACCTATGAAGGTGAGAGCGCCATTTCGTTTGCCAAAGGCGAGGAGATGGGGCGTTTCCGCTTAGGTTCTACGGTGGTGATGGTTATGCCTAAGGGTAGCGTTAGCTGGGATGCTGAGCAGGTTGCGGGGAAGCGGGTTCGTATGGGTGAGGCATTTGGTCAAGTTAGCGCCTGA
- the motA gene encoding flagellar motor stator protein MotA — MLLIIGSVIVIASVLGGYVLHGGNLMVLWQPTELLIIFGAAIGSFVIANPLHTVKDVFAGILRLLTGSPFNKSYYMDLLSMLYEIFDKSRKQGVMSIEEDIDNPESSQIFSRYPAIMKSKTLLDFITDYLRIISAGNMATHELEGMMENEIDSRQHELEEPAHAVNKIADALPGLGIVAAVLGIVITMNFLSEGPERIGLSVAAALVGTFLGIWMGYGFVGPTSIAMEHAAKYELKAYECVKSAIVATVSGQAPQMAIEFGRKALPTDKRPGFQELNDHVRAK; from the coding sequence ATGCTACTTATTATTGGCTCAGTGATTGTCATTGCCAGCGTTCTTGGTGGATATGTCCTCCACGGCGGCAATCTTATGGTGTTGTGGCAACCGACAGAGCTGCTCATTATCTTCGGCGCAGCTATTGGCTCTTTTGTGATTGCCAACCCGCTGCATACCGTGAAAGACGTATTTGCCGGCATTTTGCGCCTGCTGACGGGCTCACCGTTCAACAAGTCCTACTACATGGATTTACTGAGCATGCTCTACGAGATTTTTGATAAATCCCGCAAGCAGGGGGTTATGTCCATCGAAGAGGATATTGATAACCCGGAATCCAGTCAGATATTCAGCCGTTACCCGGCCATTATGAAATCGAAGACGTTGCTCGATTTTATTACGGACTACCTGCGCATAATCAGCGCGGGAAACATGGCTACCCATGAGCTGGAAGGCATGATGGAAAACGAAATTGACAGCCGCCAGCACGAACTTGAAGAGCCCGCTCACGCAGTGAACAAAATTGCGGATGCCCTGCCGGGTCTGGGTATCGTCGCGGCGGTGCTTGGTATCGTGATCACCATGAACTTTCTGAGTGAAGGGCCTGAGCGCATTGGTTTGAGTGTGGCAGCGGCACTGGTGGGCACCTTTCTGGGCATCTGGATGGGCTATGGCTTTGTTGGGCCAACCTCCATCGCCATGGAACATGCTGCAAAATACGAACTCAAAGCCTACGAATGCGTCAAATCTGCAATTGTGGCAACGGTTTCAGGACAGGCGCCCCAGATGGCCATCGAATTTGGTCGCAAGGCGCTTCCCACGGACAAGCGGCCTGGATTTCAGGAACTGAACGATCACGTGCGCGCCAAATAG
- the motB gene encoding flagellar motor protein MotB translates to MEQQPIIIKRKKVIAAGHHGGSWKVAFADFATAMMAFFLVLWLTATASPEQIKAVEGYFRDPVGFTEGGSPSPVDLEGSASVINEASPNIEPGQIAINDNVVDKLSETLEQRRMEELFQELKQRIEENETLQEFKNQLLIDITDEGLRIQIVDRSGRPMFDSGKAELKYYSQEILFELAKTLGAVDNKLSITGHTDATPFGGRPGYTNWELSADRANTARRALVAGGVRGQQIARVVGLSDSILFDQGEPTAPVNRRISIIVLNKKTVNSIQSSASAKGAPLIDLTVPSEKEQEKAMENLESGDWMKEKAEPAPGELNW, encoded by the coding sequence GTGGAACAGCAGCCGATCATCATCAAACGTAAAAAAGTCATTGCTGCGGGCCACCATGGTGGTTCCTGGAAAGTGGCTTTTGCCGACTTCGCAACGGCGATGATGGCGTTTTTCCTGGTGCTTTGGCTTACTGCGACCGCGTCACCGGAACAGATAAAAGCGGTGGAAGGCTATTTTCGCGATCCTGTCGGCTTCACTGAAGGCGGATCGCCCAGCCCGGTGGATCTTGAAGGCAGTGCGTCAGTCATCAATGAGGCCAGCCCAAATATAGAACCAGGTCAGATTGCGATCAACGACAATGTTGTAGATAAGTTGTCAGAAACCCTTGAGCAGAGACGGATGGAAGAGTTGTTTCAGGAGCTGAAGCAACGAATTGAAGAGAATGAAACTCTGCAGGAGTTCAAGAATCAGCTGCTGATCGATATCACTGACGAGGGGCTGCGAATCCAGATAGTTGACCGTTCCGGTCGCCCCATGTTTGATAGTGGCAAGGCTGAGTTGAAATACTACTCACAGGAAATTCTGTTCGAACTGGCAAAAACTCTTGGGGCAGTCGATAACAAACTCAGCATTACCGGCCATACCGACGCCACCCCCTTCGGGGGACGCCCTGGTTACACCAACTGGGAGCTTTCAGCAGACCGTGCCAACACTGCTCGCAGGGCACTGGTTGCCGGTGGCGTGCGCGGCCAGCAAATAGCGCGGGTTGTTGGGCTGAGCGATTCTATACTGTTTGATCAGGGCGAGCCCACGGCACCGGTAAACCGTCGCATTTCCATCATCGTGCTCAACAAGAAAACAGTGAACAGCATTCAAAGCAGCGCCAGCGCAAAAGGTGCCCCCCTGATCGATCTCACGGTTCCTTCTGAAAAAGAGCAGGAAAAGGCCATGGAGAACCTGGAAAGCGGCGACTGGATGAAGGAGAAAGCAGAACCCGCACCGGGCGAGCTGAACTGGTAG
- the rsgA gene encoding small ribosomal subunit biogenesis GTPase RsgA, translating into MAKRQLNKQQQFRIKKVQEERAARAARKEKSVQAQAEAGELGPEQEGLIIAHYGQQLDVEALEGEHKGDVLRCFVRANIDSLVTGDRVVWRPGKNETGVIVARCERDNLLQRPDNFGAVKPVAANIDHIILVIAPEPEPHDNLIDRYLVASEITDIPAVILLNKTDLINDQNRAPIDALLARYAALGYEVVRTSAVQFDGGPSPEVEALVKDKTSAFVGQSGVGKSSIIQTLMPDEAIRVGAVSESTGKGVHTTTTAKLFHLPMGGDLIDSPGIREFGLWHMSPQEIEYGFREIRDVIGYCKFRNCRHMGDPGCAIDAAAEAGKLSPERLRSFHRILQDMAEQQSRGLKAN; encoded by the coding sequence ATGGCAAAACGGCAACTGAACAAGCAACAGCAATTCCGGATCAAGAAGGTTCAGGAGGAGCGTGCTGCCCGCGCGGCTCGCAAGGAGAAGTCAGTTCAGGCGCAGGCCGAAGCCGGTGAACTGGGGCCGGAGCAGGAAGGACTAATCATTGCTCACTATGGGCAACAGCTTGATGTAGAAGCCTTAGAGGGTGAACACAAGGGTGATGTTCTGCGCTGCTTTGTTAGAGCGAATATTGATAGCCTGGTGACAGGCGATCGGGTTGTCTGGCGACCTGGCAAGAATGAGACGGGTGTGATTGTTGCCCGCTGTGAGCGCGATAACTTATTGCAGCGTCCGGATAACTTTGGTGCTGTGAAGCCGGTGGCAGCGAATATTGATCATATTATCCTGGTGATTGCGCCGGAGCCGGAGCCCCATGACAATCTGATTGACCGGTATCTTGTGGCTTCTGAGATCACGGATATTCCGGCTGTTATTCTGTTGAACAAGACAGATCTGATTAACGATCAAAACCGCGCGCCGATTGACGCTTTGCTGGCGCGCTACGCGGCGCTGGGCTATGAGGTAGTGCGCACCTCAGCGGTTCAGTTCGACGGCGGGCCTTCGCCGGAGGTTGAAGCTCTGGTGAAGGACAAAACGAGCGCTTTTGTGGGCCAGTCGGGGGTTGGCAAATCGTCAATTATCCAGACGCTGATGCCTGATGAGGCGATTCGCGTTGGTGCGGTTTCTGAAAGCACAGGCAAGGGTGTTCACACGACCACTACGGCGAAGCTATTTCACCTGCCGATGGGCGGAGATCTGATTGACTCGCCAGGGATCCGGGAGTTTGGTCTGTGGCATATGTCGCCGCAAGAAATCGAGTACGGCTTTCGCGAGATTCGCGATGTAATCGGCTACTGCAAATTCCGCAACTGCAGGCACATGGGCGATCCCGGCTGTGCCATTGATGCGGCGGCAGAGGCGGGCAAACTCAGCCCGGAACGTCTGCGAAGCTTTCACCGCATTCTTCAGGATATGGCGGAGCAGCAGTCGCGGGGCTTAAAAGCCAACTGA
- the orn gene encoding oligoribonuclease translates to MSAGKYLVWIDLEMTGLDPEKERIIEMATIITDSELNLVAEGPVIAVHQPDNLLDAMDEWCTRTHGESGLTKRVRESKVSEAEAEQQTIAFLKEYMESGKSPLCGNSIGQDRRFLVKYMPQLEDFFHYRNLDVSTVKELARRWRPDVLQGVKKQGSHQALDDIRDSINELRHYREHFFKL, encoded by the coding sequence ATGTCAGCAGGCAAATACCTGGTTTGGATTGATCTGGAAATGACCGGCCTTGATCCGGAAAAAGAACGCATCATCGAGATGGCCACCATCATCACCGATTCAGAACTGAATCTTGTGGCCGAAGGCCCGGTCATCGCGGTCCATCAGCCCGACAACCTGCTCGACGCGATGGATGAATGGTGCACCCGAACCCACGGCGAAAGCGGCCTTACCAAACGCGTCCGCGAAAGCAAAGTCTCCGAGGCCGAAGCCGAGCAACAGACCATCGCTTTCCTGAAAGAGTACATGGAATCGGGTAAATCCCCCTTGTGCGGTAACAGCATCGGCCAGGATCGCCGCTTCCTCGTGAAATACATGCCCCAGCTCGAAGACTTCTTTCACTACCGCAACCTTGATGTCTCCACAGTCAAAGAACTGGCCCGCCGCTGGCGACCGGACGTACTGCAAGGTGTTAAAAAACAGGGCAGCCATCAGGCGCTGGACGACATCCGCGATTCCATCAACGAACTGCGCCATTACCGGGAGCACTTCTTCAAGCTATAA
- the queG gene encoding tRNA epoxyqueuosine(34) reductase QueG, producing the protein MSTTETNTSLTPELADLPTLIRQWARELGFSDAGITTADTGEHAQHLQDWLDKGYQGEMEYMADHGDKRYTPKSLVPGTTRVISVRMDYLPAPDSPKEALTNRENAYITRYALGRDYHKLIRKRLATLAKRIDDAVSGYDYRAFVDSAPVLERALAQRAGLGWIGKNNMLIHPKAGSFFFLGEIFTSAPLPVDAAFETDHCGSCSACLELCPTDAFVGPHKLDARRCISYLTIELKGSIPEELRSLMGNRVFGCDDCQLVCPWQKFSKPAREDDFQPRHGLDNSSLAELFLWTEEQFLKRTEGSAIRRTGYEGWLRNLAVGLGNAPSTIPVIEALKKRADHPSDMVREHVQWALAQHDL; encoded by the coding sequence ATGAGCACGACTGAAACCAACACATCTCTGACACCAGAACTGGCTGATTTGCCGACACTTATCCGGCAATGGGCCAGAGAACTCGGGTTTTCGGATGCGGGTATCACAACCGCAGATACCGGTGAACATGCCCAGCACCTGCAAGACTGGCTGGATAAAGGTTATCAGGGCGAGATGGAATACATGGCCGACCACGGAGACAAGCGGTATACGCCGAAATCGCTGGTGCCGGGCACAACCCGGGTAATCTCCGTGCGCATGGATTATCTGCCTGCACCCGACAGCCCGAAAGAAGCGCTTACTAACCGGGAAAACGCCTATATCACTCGCTACGCCCTTGGCCGTGATTATCACAAGCTGATCCGCAAGCGATTGGCAACCCTGGCAAAGCGGATTGACGATGCGGTAAGCGGCTATGATTATCGAGCCTTTGTAGACAGTGCACCTGTATTGGAGAGAGCGCTGGCACAAAGGGCGGGGCTGGGCTGGATTGGCAAGAACAACATGCTGATACATCCGAAGGCCGGGTCGTTCTTTTTCCTGGGCGAAATATTTACCAGCGCGCCTCTGCCGGTAGACGCCGCCTTTGAAACCGACCATTGCGGCAGCTGCTCCGCCTGCCTCGAACTGTGCCCCACGGATGCTTTTGTGGGGCCGCACAAGCTGGATGCCCGGCGCTGCATCAGTTATCTCACCATCGAACTTAAAGGCAGCATTCCGGAGGAGTTACGTTCGCTCATGGGTAACCGGGTTTTCGGCTGCGATGACTGCCAACTCGTCTGCCCCTGGCAGAAGTTCAGCAAACCCGCCCGCGAAGATGACTTTCAGCCCAGACACGGTCTGGACAACAGTTCTTTGGCGGAGTTGTTTCTGTGGACTGAAGAGCAATTTCTGAAGCGAACCGAGGGCTCGGCTATTCGCCGCACGGGATACGAGGGCTGGTTACGAAATCTGGCGGTGGGGCTGGGCAACGCGCCCTCTACTATCCCGGTGATTGAAGCCCTTAAAAAGCGCGCAGACCATCCATCCGATATGGTCCGCGAGCATGTTCAGTGGGCCTTGGCACAGCACGACTTATAG
- a CDS encoding bifunctional ADP-dependent NAD(P)H-hydrate dehydratase/NAD(P)H-hydrate epimerase, which produces MPQHAGGSLSDALFSADSVRLIDHYVIGQQGVDGFDLMQSAARAAFRRLVVRWPGVEPLLVLCGAGNNGGDGYLIAANAVRHGLAVRCIAVAPTEKLGGDARQAWQKAVADGVEVQALADIGEPELDSVFETAELIVDAMLGTGVSGAPREPFSGVIACCNRSGLPVLAVDLPSGLDATTGAAEGEVVQAAMTVTFIGRKVGLYTGQGAAVCGDVMFETLNASAGVVESGEAPIAMLRRWESVLGWLPARPANAHKGRFGHVLVVAGCRGFGGAGMLAAEAAARSGAGLVSLATRPEHVTAALARCPSVMVHGLIHGSELPALLDAATVVVCGPGLGQNSWGQQMLQQVVESGKPRVLDADALNLLSSRVVTPARNQILTPHPGEAARLLNCLVPEVEVDRVAAARKLQSLYGGVVLLKGAGTIIASGAEAVDIAGGSNPGMATGGMGDVLSGIIGALYAQTYAQTTEAPARAATLGAVVHLEAACRASADKGYIGLIPTDVIDALPLVFREAEPGSNCSKEGE; this is translated from the coding sequence ATGCCACAGCACGCTGGAGGCAGTTTATCAGACGCACTGTTTTCCGCCGATTCTGTGCGCCTAATTGATCATTATGTTATCGGGCAACAAGGCGTTGATGGTTTTGACCTGATGCAATCCGCCGCTCGTGCGGCATTTCGCCGGCTGGTTGTGCGCTGGCCCGGAGTGGAGCCTCTGCTGGTTCTCTGCGGTGCTGGTAATAACGGCGGTGATGGGTATCTGATAGCGGCCAATGCCGTGCGGCACGGGCTGGCTGTGCGCTGTATTGCGGTTGCTCCCACAGAGAAATTGGGCGGTGATGCCCGTCAAGCCTGGCAGAAAGCTGTTGCTGATGGCGTAGAGGTGCAGGCGCTGGCGGATATCGGCGAGCCTGAGCTGGACTCTGTGTTTGAAACAGCAGAGCTGATTGTTGATGCCATGCTCGGCACCGGTGTTTCCGGCGCGCCCAGAGAACCATTTTCCGGGGTGATTGCATGCTGTAATCGCTCCGGACTACCCGTGCTGGCTGTGGATTTGCCATCCGGCCTGGATGCTACCACAGGTGCGGCTGAGGGCGAGGTGGTGCAGGCCGCCATGACCGTCACATTTATCGGCCGTAAAGTCGGGCTGTATACCGGCCAGGGCGCTGCGGTGTGTGGCGATGTAATGTTTGAAACACTGAATGCAAGCGCCGGCGTCGTTGAGAGCGGCGAGGCCCCGATCGCCATGCTTCGGCGCTGGGAGTCCGTACTGGGCTGGCTGCCTGCGCGGCCGGCTAACGCCCACAAGGGCCGGTTTGGTCATGTTCTGGTGGTCGCTGGATGCCGGGGTTTTGGTGGTGCCGGCATGCTGGCAGCAGAAGCGGCGGCGCGCTCCGGTGCGGGGCTGGTTTCACTGGCAACGCGCCCTGAACATGTAACGGCCGCCCTGGCGCGTTGTCCGTCGGTAATGGTTCACGGCCTGATTCACGGTTCGGAACTGCCAGCATTGCTGGATGCCGCAACGGTAGTGGTGTGCGGGCCAGGTTTGGGGCAGAACTCCTGGGGACAACAAATGCTGCAGCAGGTGGTTGAAAGCGGAAAGCCCCGTGTTCTGGATGCAGATGCTCTGAACCTGCTTTCGTCCCGGGTAGTGACGCCCGCCCGCAACCAGATTCTGACACCGCACCCGGGCGAGGCGGCCAGACTGCTGAACTGCCTGGTGCCCGAAGTAGAGGTCGATCGCGTGGCTGCGGCCAGAAAGTTGCAGTCCCTTTACGGTGGGGTGGTCTTGCTCAAGGGGGCCGGGACGATCATCGCGTCTGGCGCGGAAGCGGTGGATATTGCCGGTGGCAGCAACCCGGGTATGGCGACCGGAGGCATGGGTGATGTGTTATCCGGAATCATCGGTGCTCTCTATGCCCAGACCTATGCCCAGACGACTGAAGCGCCTGCCCGTGCCGCAACCCTGGGAGCGGTGGTGCACCTTGAGGCTGCCTGCAGAGCTTCAGCGGACAAGGGCTATATCGGCTTGATACCGACCGACGTGATTGATGCATTGCCGCTGGTTTTCCGGGAAGCAGAGCCGGGCAGTAACTGCAGCAAGGAGGGAGAATGA
- the tsaE gene encoding tRNA (adenosine(37)-N6)-threonylcarbamoyltransferase complex ATPase subunit type 1 TsaE, with protein sequence MSIFGNERRLFLEGEAETEKLGRELARLAKESDQGLTVFLEGDLGMGKTTLSRGVIRGLGHKGAVKSPTYTIVEPYEDLTPPIYHFDLYRLGHPEELEYMGIRDYFNGQSICLIEWPERGEGLLPAPDLEVHLEYQGEGRSAVVRAGSELGASLLNELELIGPDH encoded by the coding sequence ATGAGCATTTTCGGGAACGAGCGCAGACTGTTTCTGGAAGGCGAGGCCGAGACAGAGAAGCTGGGAAGAGAGCTTGCCCGCCTGGCAAAAGAATCGGATCAGGGGCTGACGGTGTTTCTCGAAGGCGATCTCGGAATGGGTAAGACCACGCTCAGTCGCGGAGTTATCAGGGGGCTTGGGCACAAGGGCGCTGTGAAGAGCCCGACTTATACGATAGTTGAGCCTTACGAAGACCTGACACCGCCGATCTATCATTTTGATCTGTACCGGCTGGGCCACCCGGAAGAGCTTGAATACATGGGCATCCGGGATTACTTCAACGGCCAGAGTATTTGTCTTATCGAGTGGCCAGAGCGTGGAGAAGGGCTGCTGCCCGCGCCCGATCTCGAAGTGCACCTGGAGTATCAGGGCGAAGGTCGCTCGGCGGTGGTCCGGGCAGGCTCTGAACTGGGTGCATCACTTTTGAACGAACTTGAACTGATAGGGCCGGACCATTAA
- a CDS encoding N-acetylmuramoyl-L-alanine amidase: protein MIALATLCLLMASMSAQAGTQVEGIRIWPAPDHTRLVLDTAGKVDHNMFALSNPSRLVIDLKNTRLNTDFDKLDLSGSPVRRIRSATRNGTDLRVVLDLVSDIKPRSFQLEPNQQYGHRLVLDLIDESGSRLEKATKPTVTHDSAGKRDVIVVIDAGHGGEDPGAIGPRGTREKDVVLKMAHILADMINKQPGYIAKLTRTGDYYIGLRNRTILARKYSADLFVSVHADAFRTPQPKGASVFALSQRGATSETARWLAQSENRSDLIGGTGGVSLDGRDDMLAGVLLDLSMTASINASLGVGSSVLGKLNSVARLHKSGVEQAAFAVLKSPDIPSILVEAGFISNPQEEKNLATDWYRRKLAGAIMNGVDEYFRKTPPPGTLLAWQKQNRQGGNAISQHRVQSGDTLSGLARENQTTVSELMQFNGLRDDRVMVGQTIRIPSS, encoded by the coding sequence ATGATTGCTCTGGCGACTCTGTGCCTGCTTATGGCAAGCATGTCCGCTCAGGCCGGTACTCAGGTGGAAGGTATCCGCATCTGGCCGGCGCCGGATCACACTCGCCTGGTGCTGGATACTGCGGGCAAGGTTGATCACAACATGTTCGCGCTGAGTAACCCTTCGCGTCTGGTGATTGATCTCAAGAATACCCGGCTGAATACAGATTTCGACAAACTCGATCTGTCCGGTAGCCCGGTCCGGCGCATCCGAAGTGCGACGCGTAACGGCACAGATCTGAGGGTGGTTCTTGATCTTGTCAGTGATATTAAGCCCCGGAGCTTCCAGCTAGAGCCCAACCAGCAGTATGGACATCGCCTGGTGCTTGACCTCATTGATGAAAGTGGCAGCCGCCTGGAAAAAGCGACCAAACCTACGGTAACCCACGATTCGGCCGGCAAGCGCGATGTCATTGTGGTTATTGATGCGGGCCACGGTGGTGAGGATCCGGGAGCTATCGGGCCGCGAGGCACCCGCGAAAAGGATGTTGTTCTGAAAATGGCTCACATCCTTGCGGATATGATTAATAAACAGCCAGGCTACATCGCCAAGCTCACCCGTACCGGAGATTATTATATCGGGCTGAGGAACCGGACAATTCTGGCCCGCAAGTACAGCGCCGACCTGTTTGTATCGGTGCATGCGGACGCTTTCCGCACGCCTCAGCCCAAGGGCGCCTCAGTGTTTGCGTTGTCTCAGCGCGGCGCAACCAGTGAAACGGCGCGCTGGCTGGCGCAGAGTGAAAACCGCTCTGACCTCATCGGCGGTACCGGCGGCGTTTCTCTGGATGGGCGGGATGATATGCTGGCCGGCGTGTTGCTCGATCTGTCCATGACAGCCAGCATCAACGCCAGCCTCGGTGTGGGCAGCTCCGTGCTGGGCAAGCTCAACAGCGTGGCTCGCCTGCATAAGTCAGGTGTGGAGCAGGCGGCATTCGCGGTGCTCAAGTCACCGGATATCCCTTCCATCCTCGTGGAAGCGGGTTTCATCTCCAATCCGCAGGAAGAGAAAAATCTGGCTACGGACTGGTATCGCCGGAAACTGGCTGGCGCCATCATGAATGGTGTTGACGAGTATTTTCGTAAAACACCCCCGCCGGGCACCTTGCTGGCATGGCAGAAACAGAACCGTCAGGGCGGCAACGCTATAAGCCAGCACAGGGTTCAGAGTGGCGATACCTTATCCGGACTGGCGCGGGAAAATCAGACCACTGTCAGCGAGTTGATGCAGTTTAACGGCCTGAGGGACGACCGTGTTATGGTAGGGCAAACCATTCGTATTCCTTCATCCTGA